One Nocardioidaceae bacterium SCSIO 66511 genomic window carries:
- a CDS encoding phosphoenolpyruvate synthase, whose amino-acid sequence MGQTIGIDRIDRRHLTKVGGKAANLGELSRLAGVRVPAGFCVTTDAYRQVVATHASFDELLVRLSRAEPDDHAAIRTLSAEARSVVESIELPNDLVAEISEELARLGENAAYAVRSSATAEDLPTASFAGQQDSYLNVTGLHDVLRHVRRCWASLFTERAVTYRLHNGFDHLRVQMAVIVQRLVSADAAGVLFTADPVTSNRKITTVEAVRGLGEALVSGLATGDVYAVHDDQVIDSTITETRPMLTQAQVVDLARLGRLIETHFGRPQDIEWCLDADGFQIVQSRPITTLFPVPETDDGENHVYVSVGHQQMMTDAMKPLGLSVWQLTTPRPMHEAGGRLFVDVAPVLATPAGRQQLVGTLGRSDPLIRDALQTILDRDGYLPTLPDQTATAIPARTATTAIENDPAIVTDLVERGRKSVAALDHALQTASGPAVFDVIRTDTDELTRTITDPRSIRVIMASMDAAWWLNDHLEEWLGEKNVADTLAQSAPHNVTSQMGLALLDVADAIRPHPDVVAYLQRLVDEGREDEDVLEGLAAVPGGQESRAALSGYLDEYGMRCAGEIDITRPRWSERPSTLLPTILGHVRNFEPGESSRRFEAGLRESERMEADVLSRLRELTDGAAKAEETKRMIDRLRTFAGYREYPKYDIISRYYLYKQALLREADGLVDAGALRTKEDCFYLRFEELRDAVRTQVVDNDLIDARREAFASYEALIPPRVLTSDGEVVTGEYRRDDVPPGALVGLPVSAGVIEGRARVVTDMTRADLEPGDILVTAFTDPSWTPLFVTVAGLVTEVGGLMTHGAVIAREYGLPAVVGVERATRAIRDGQRIRVHGTHGHVELLD is encoded by the coding sequence GTGGGGCAGACAATCGGCATCGATCGGATAGACCGCCGGCACCTTACGAAGGTCGGCGGGAAGGCCGCCAACCTCGGCGAGTTGTCCCGGCTCGCGGGCGTACGCGTGCCGGCCGGCTTCTGCGTGACGACCGATGCGTACCGGCAGGTCGTGGCGACACACGCATCCTTCGACGAGCTGCTGGTACGACTGTCGCGGGCCGAGCCGGACGACCACGCAGCGATTCGTACGCTCAGCGCCGAGGCCCGCAGCGTCGTCGAGTCGATCGAGCTGCCAAACGACCTGGTTGCCGAGATCAGCGAGGAACTGGCCAGACTCGGCGAGAATGCCGCGTACGCGGTGCGGTCCAGCGCGACGGCCGAGGACCTACCCACAGCCTCGTTCGCCGGCCAGCAGGACTCGTACCTGAATGTCACCGGGCTCCATGACGTCCTGCGACATGTCAGGCGATGCTGGGCTTCGTTGTTCACCGAGCGTGCGGTGACCTACCGGCTGCACAACGGGTTCGACCATCTCCGAGTACAGATGGCCGTGATCGTGCAGCGACTGGTGTCGGCCGACGCCGCCGGGGTCCTGTTCACGGCCGACCCCGTGACGTCGAATCGCAAGATCACCACCGTTGAGGCCGTCCGGGGACTCGGCGAGGCTCTGGTGTCCGGCCTCGCAACCGGTGACGTGTACGCGGTGCACGACGACCAGGTCATCGACAGCACCATCACCGAGACCCGACCGATGTTGACGCAAGCACAGGTCGTAGACCTGGCGCGGCTCGGCCGGCTGATCGAAACGCATTTCGGGCGGCCGCAAGACATCGAATGGTGTCTCGACGCCGACGGGTTCCAGATCGTCCAGAGCCGGCCGATCACTACGCTGTTCCCCGTACCTGAGACCGACGACGGCGAGAACCATGTCTACGTATCGGTCGGCCACCAACAGATGATGACCGACGCGATGAAGCCGCTGGGACTCTCGGTCTGGCAGCTGACGACACCGCGACCGATGCACGAAGCGGGCGGGCGACTGTTCGTCGATGTCGCACCGGTGCTGGCGACACCCGCGGGACGCCAGCAGCTCGTCGGTACGCTCGGCAGGTCCGATCCACTGATCCGCGATGCCCTGCAGACCATTCTGGATCGCGACGGCTACCTTCCGACGCTTCCCGACCAGACAGCCACAGCCATACCGGCGCGTACGGCGACGACTGCCATCGAGAACGACCCGGCCATCGTCACCGACCTGGTCGAGCGCGGCCGCAAGTCCGTTGCTGCGTTGGATCATGCGCTTCAGACGGCTTCCGGTCCCGCCGTGTTCGATGTCATCCGGACCGACACCGATGAGCTGACGCGCACCATCACCGATCCGCGATCCATCCGGGTGATCATGGCGTCGATGGACGCCGCCTGGTGGCTGAACGACCATCTCGAGGAGTGGCTCGGCGAGAAGAACGTGGCCGACACGCTTGCGCAGTCCGCCCCGCACAATGTGACGTCGCAGATGGGGCTCGCCCTACTCGACGTCGCCGACGCGATCCGCCCACACCCCGACGTCGTTGCGTACCTGCAGCGTCTCGTGGACGAGGGACGAGAAGACGAGGACGTCCTGGAGGGCTTGGCCGCGGTGCCCGGCGGTCAGGAGTCACGCGCCGCCCTCTCGGGATACCTCGACGAGTACGGCATGCGTTGCGCCGGGGAGATCGACATCACCAGACCGCGGTGGAGCGAACGACCGTCAACGCTTCTGCCCACGATCCTCGGCCACGTCAGGAACTTCGAGCCGGGCGAGAGCAGTCGGCGCTTCGAAGCCGGGCTTCGGGAGTCGGAACGCATGGAGGCCGACGTGCTCTCCCGGCTGCGCGAGCTCACCGACGGCGCAGCCAAGGCCGAGGAAACCAAGCGAATGATCGATCGGCTACGTACGTTCGCCGGCTATCGGGAGTACCCGAAGTACGACATCATCAGCCGCTACTACCTCTACAAACAGGCGTTGCTTCGTGAGGCGGACGGTCTCGTCGACGCGGGAGCCCTTCGTACGAAGGAGGATTGCTTCTACCTCCGATTCGAAGAGCTCCGCGATGCGGTGCGTACACAAGTCGTTGACAACGATCTCATCGACGCACGGCGCGAGGCGTTTGCATCGTACGAAGCGCTCATCCCGCCAAGAGTGCTCACCTCCGATGGCGAGGTCGTCACCGGCGAGTACCGTCGCGACGATGTGCCGCCCGGAGCGTTGGTCGGGCTGCCGGTCTCTGCCGGCGTGATCGAGGGGCGGGCCCGAGTCGTTACGGACATGACGCGCGCCGACCTGGAGCCGGGCGACATCCTGGTCACGGCGTTCACCGACCCGAGCTGGACTCCCCTCTTCGTCACCGTCGCGGGTTTGGTCACCGAGGTCGGCGGGCTGATGACCCACGGCGCGGTGATCGCCCGGGAGTACGGCCTGCCGGCCGTCGTCGGCGTGGAGCGGGCAACCAGGGCGATCCGGGACGGTCAGCGCATTCGCGTACACGGGACACACGGTCACGTCGAGCTCCTCGACTGA
- a CDS encoding DinB family protein yields MTDTKPPWEPPIAGTETEHLLGALDRMRWTFRWKADGLDTTGLRARIGASSLTLGGLLKHLALIEDHYFGERLLGEPMGSQWSESDWDGDPDWEFRSAADDAPAYLYALWDDATARSRTRIKASLADGGLDQPVELGWPTGERPSVRRLLCDLIEEYGRHTGHADLLREAIDGRVGEDPPADWRP; encoded by the coding sequence ATGACCGACACCAAACCACCATGGGAACCCCCGATCGCCGGTACGGAAACCGAGCATCTCCTCGGGGCACTCGACCGGATGCGTTGGACCTTTCGCTGGAAGGCCGACGGACTGGACACGACCGGACTCCGAGCTCGGATCGGTGCCTCCTCGCTGACCCTCGGCGGACTACTCAAGCACTTGGCTCTCATCGAGGACCACTATTTCGGCGAGAGGCTCCTCGGCGAGCCGATGGGCTCTCAGTGGAGCGAGTCCGATTGGGATGGCGATCCCGACTGGGAGTTCCGCTCCGCCGCCGATGACGCCCCCGCCTATCTGTATGCCCTGTGGGACGACGCCACCGCTCGTTCACGTACGCGCATCAAAGCGTCGCTGGCCGACGGCGGACTCGACCAGCCCGTCGAGCTCGGGTGGCCGACCGGCGAGCGCCCGAGCGTACGCCGGCTCCTCTGCGATCTGATCGAGGAGTACGGGCGACACACCGGTCACGCCGACCTGTTGCGGGAGGCCATCGACGGGCGGGTCGGTGAGGATCCGCCCGCCGATTGGCGTCCGTGA
- a CDS encoding DNA polymerase Y family protein, with protein sequence MSRSMIVWCPDWPVRAAMRASRLPVDAPVALLRGGQVYACSAAARSSGVRRGLRQRDAQSRCPELVVQHYDEATDIRSFEPAASAIEAISPGVHIVRPGTCALAARGVSSYYGGEPHAAAVIAERLVGLGIDDCRIGVADGAFTAEQAARRAGQQDSYVVAPGGSAAFLCELPIDVLGEPELVGLLRRLGLRTLGDLAVLPEKDVGTRFGRLGVLAHRLARGEDSQPVALRRPPPELECAVTFETPLERIDPVAFSVRTTAEQFVAGLARHGLVCTTVWVEVYGESGEVSERQWMHPRWFDAPDLVDRVRWQLQGGVGAGVPLGSELTSPVVRVRFVPDAVASLADHADGLWGSGPDERIHRAVSRVQSMLGHGGVVSAVVGGGRGPRERQTLVPWGDRLVAERDGSLPWPGSVPPPAPATVYPRPLPATVVGVDGKVIGVSGRGILTGEPTRFAAAGDSLLPVQAWAGPWPVDERWWDERSARRLARLQVVGVDGSAWLLACEEGSWWVEARYD encoded by the coding sequence ATGTCTCGGTCGATGATCGTGTGGTGTCCGGACTGGCCCGTACGCGCGGCGATGCGCGCGAGCAGGCTCCCGGTCGACGCTCCGGTGGCGCTGCTGCGTGGCGGCCAGGTGTACGCGTGCTCGGCGGCGGCGCGTTCGTCGGGCGTACGTCGGGGCTTGCGTCAGCGCGATGCGCAGTCGCGGTGTCCCGAACTGGTCGTGCAGCACTACGACGAGGCGACCGATATCCGTTCCTTCGAGCCGGCCGCCAGCGCCATCGAAGCGATCAGCCCGGGGGTGCACATCGTCCGCCCCGGCACCTGTGCGCTCGCCGCGCGCGGAGTGAGCAGCTACTACGGCGGTGAGCCGCATGCAGCTGCGGTGATCGCCGAACGCCTTGTCGGGTTGGGCATCGACGATTGTCGGATCGGTGTCGCCGATGGCGCGTTCACCGCCGAGCAGGCCGCTCGGCGAGCCGGGCAGCAGGACAGCTACGTCGTCGCGCCCGGCGGGTCGGCCGCCTTCTTGTGCGAGCTGCCGATCGACGTCCTCGGCGAGCCGGAGCTCGTCGGGCTGCTCCGCCGGCTCGGGCTACGTACGCTCGGCGACCTCGCCGTTCTCCCGGAGAAGGATGTCGGCACTCGTTTCGGACGGCTCGGCGTACTCGCGCACCGGCTTGCGCGCGGAGAGGATTCGCAACCAGTGGCGTTGCGTCGCCCGCCACCCGAGCTCGAATGCGCGGTGACGTTCGAGACTCCGCTCGAGCGGATCGACCCGGTCGCGTTCAGCGTCCGTACGACGGCCGAGCAGTTCGTCGCCGGGCTGGCGCGACACGGACTGGTCTGCACCACGGTCTGGGTCGAGGTGTACGGCGAGTCCGGCGAGGTCTCGGAGCGGCAGTGGATGCATCCACGCTGGTTCGACGCGCCCGACCTCGTCGACCGAGTGCGCTGGCAGTTGCAGGGCGGTGTCGGCGCCGGTGTGCCGCTGGGCAGCGAGCTGACGTCCCCGGTCGTGCGCGTCCGGTTCGTACCCGACGCCGTTGCATCGTTGGCCGATCACGCCGACGGGTTGTGGGGGAGCGGCCCGGATGAGCGGATCCATCGTGCGGTGTCGCGGGTGCAGAGCATGCTCGGCCACGGCGGCGTGGTGTCCGCCGTCGTCGGCGGCGGACGCGGGCCACGAGAGCGCCAAACCCTGGTGCCGTGGGGCGACCGGCTCGTCGCCGAACGCGACGGTTCGCTGCCGTGGCCGGGCAGTGTGCCGCCGCCCGCGCCGGCGACGGTATATCCCCGCCCGCTTCCGGCGACAGTAGTGGGGGTCGACGGTAAGGTGATCGGTGTATCGGGTCGCGGGATACTCACCGGCGAGCCGACCAGATTCGCCGCGGCTGGTGACTCGTTGCTCCCCGTCCAGGCATGGGCGGGGCCGTGGCCGGTCGACGAGCGCTGGTGGGATGAACGCTCCGCCAGGCGGCTCGCCCGGTTGCAGGTGGTCGGGGTCGACGGAAGTGCCTGGCTACTCGCCTGCGAAGAAGGCAGTTGGTGGGTCGAGGCGCGTTACGACTAG
- a CDS encoding C2 family cysteine protease, with protein MKPPYDPYEAKPSTIRTYADSIVTQATSAGSVDSKALGKKAEAAENITGELTDKLDEPFDTVGKDAKKISLTSAFVAGSLYKWASAIDTFNTGVDGLNTRWNNRPSGPSGGISPAELETQLIEELNKDWGKLDTTLDGEAADLKVELDQGPDEKTVLAYFANGVLPESALPLLTGLGIDPKKVQSALTDLRKFLKDSKDGKMSKERMDAWFNLLKTIKDLDPKAATVILGALDDQELKDLGEYVGGVDESHMNSATDLYSFLLAGATKEQVDRMKKQWDLNPGDRGDWQDPRYSNPLFGSTNGETKIGANQGPVNDCWLLAKLNAIVGSDPSWPQQHVRDNGNGTVSVKFYDDGNPYWVTVTKEVALDGDGNYQTAYPDGSNSQMWAVYYEKAMAVDDHGADGILGGDGYDGLTAGFSDSADEYMTGKESDNVKFTGLNPFADPYSDVKEAIADGKGVVASNWSNSPLPWNGGDDDLKQYHVYYVKEIESDGDVVLGNPWGKDDVTLSPDEFNDYMEDVSIVNQ; from the coding sequence GTGAAGCCGCCATATGACCCGTACGAGGCCAAGCCCTCGACAATCCGTACGTACGCCGACTCGATCGTGACCCAGGCGACGTCGGCAGGCAGCGTGGATTCCAAGGCGCTCGGGAAGAAGGCGGAGGCCGCCGAGAACATCACCGGCGAGCTCACCGACAAGCTCGACGAGCCGTTCGACACGGTCGGCAAGGACGCGAAGAAGATCTCACTGACCTCCGCGTTCGTCGCCGGGAGCCTGTACAAGTGGGCGAGCGCGATCGATACCTTCAACACCGGTGTAGACGGGCTGAACACCCGGTGGAACAACCGCCCCTCCGGCCCATCCGGCGGCATCTCCCCGGCCGAGCTGGAGACGCAGTTGATCGAGGAGCTCAACAAGGACTGGGGCAAGCTCGACACCACTCTCGACGGGGAGGCCGCGGACCTCAAGGTCGAGCTCGACCAGGGCCCGGACGAGAAGACCGTGCTCGCCTACTTCGCCAACGGAGTGCTGCCGGAGTCGGCACTCCCGCTGCTCACCGGGCTCGGCATCGATCCGAAGAAGGTGCAGAGCGCTCTCACCGACCTCCGCAAGTTCCTCAAGGACAGCAAAGACGGCAAGATGTCCAAGGAGCGCATGGATGCGTGGTTCAACCTGCTGAAGACCATCAAGGACCTCGACCCGAAGGCGGCGACGGTCATCCTCGGTGCGCTCGACGACCAGGAGCTGAAGGATCTCGGCGAGTACGTCGGCGGCGTCGACGAGTCGCATATGAACTCTGCAACCGACCTGTACAGCTTCCTGCTCGCCGGCGCGACCAAAGAGCAGGTCGACCGGATGAAGAAGCAGTGGGACCTCAACCCCGGAGACCGCGGCGACTGGCAGGATCCGAGGTACTCCAACCCGCTGTTCGGCTCCACCAACGGCGAGACCAAGATCGGCGCCAACCAGGGCCCGGTCAACGACTGCTGGCTGCTCGCGAAGCTCAACGCCATCGTCGGCTCCGACCCGAGCTGGCCCCAGCAGCACGTACGCGACAACGGCAACGGCACCGTATCGGTGAAGTTCTACGACGACGGCAATCCGTACTGGGTCACCGTGACCAAAGAGGTCGCACTCGACGGCGACGGCAACTATCAGACGGCGTACCCGGACGGCTCGAACTCGCAGATGTGGGCGGTCTACTACGAGAAGGCGATGGCCGTCGACGACCACGGCGCCGACGGGATCCTCGGCGGCGACGGGTACGACGGGCTCACCGCCGGCTTCTCCGACTCCGCCGATGAGTACATGACCGGTAAGGAGTCCGACAACGTCAAGTTCACCGGGCTCAACCCGTTCGCCGATCCGTACTCGGATGTGAAGGAAGCGATCGCCGACGGCAAGGGCGTTGTCGCCTCCAACTGGAGCAACAGCCCGCTGCCGTGGAACGGCGGCGACGACGACCTCAAGCAGTACCACGTGTACTACGTCAAGGAGATCGAATCCGACGGCGACGTGGTGCTCGGCAACCCATGGGGCAAGGACGACGTCACCCTGTCGCCCGATGAGTTCAACGACTACATGGAAGACGTGTCGATCGTCAACCAGTAG
- a CDS encoding HNH endonuclease produces MSADPILRSFGLAAPFHVTLRKDSQNTSFSLVDKAFWHPVLSVAGGMMMVMRTANLIDDVETTDGLDVAAAARAQLARTEAAQFDAVLSYLRQIASEPLAQAGGVNEWTRYGGSGTPAVSEYAVAEVGPVLGLSANGARSLIADALDLAYRLPRLYACLHEGRVDGWRIRKVARATREFTIAQASDADRRLSAANVDGTPLIGRITMPRLQLVLDQIRFVDDPDGAEKKRREARRRRGVTIWFEDGVAHIAGTLSVDDGQRLDQRLDQLVESMRFLGDTRPDHILRSVAMGMVHEPDSLDDLYTLVADKTDGDTDDTEADVPAEPESQPEPESEPEPEPETKPSRRRHRRGRGLRETVLYLHYDRCWGTWSLDDVGAITRTEAEQILGKSSRIVVKPVIDLETTISTTGYVAPPRLREQTALMNALTCTFPYCTRPAKLGDYDHIRNYADGGPTDSRNGHRLCRFHHRAKTFTAWTVTTPAPGIWLWLSPAGRSYLVTAGTTTKLPGRTDTTVQEKRKPSAA; encoded by the coding sequence TTGTCGGCTGACCCGATCTTGCGGTCCTTTGGGCTGGCCGCACCGTTCCACGTGACCCTTCGAAAAGATTCTCAAAATACTTCGTTTTCCCTTGTGGATAAGGCCTTCTGGCACCCGGTCTTGTCAGTGGCGGGTGGCATGATGATGGTTATGAGGACGGCGAACCTGATCGACGATGTCGAGACCACTGACGGTCTCGATGTTGCTGCGGCCGCTCGTGCTCAGCTCGCTCGTACGGAGGCCGCGCAGTTTGATGCGGTCCTGTCGTATCTGCGGCAGATCGCGTCCGAGCCCCTCGCGCAGGCGGGTGGGGTGAATGAGTGGACCCGCTATGGCGGATCGGGGACACCGGCGGTGTCGGAGTATGCGGTCGCTGAAGTCGGACCCGTCCTCGGCCTGTCTGCGAATGGCGCCCGTTCGCTGATCGCAGATGCACTGGATTTGGCGTACCGGTTGCCGCGCCTGTACGCGTGTCTGCACGAGGGAAGGGTGGATGGGTGGCGGATCCGTAAAGTCGCGCGTGCGACGCGGGAGTTCACCATCGCCCAAGCCTCCGATGCCGACCGGCGGCTGTCGGCGGCGAATGTCGACGGGACCCCGCTGATTGGGCGGATCACGATGCCGCGGCTGCAGTTGGTGTTGGATCAGATCCGGTTCGTCGACGACCCCGACGGTGCCGAGAAGAAGCGACGTGAGGCACGCAGGCGGCGGGGTGTCACGATCTGGTTCGAAGACGGCGTCGCCCACATTGCGGGCACCCTGTCTGTCGACGACGGCCAACGACTCGACCAGCGTCTTGATCAGTTGGTGGAGTCGATGCGGTTCCTCGGCGACACCCGTCCCGACCACATCCTCCGGTCGGTGGCAATGGGGATGGTCCACGAACCCGACAGCCTCGACGACCTCTACACCCTGGTCGCCGACAAAACCGACGGCGACACCGACGACACCGAAGCGGATGTACCCGCCGAACCAGAATCGCAGCCCGAGCCTGAGTCCGAGCCCGAGCCTGAACCCGAGACGAAGCCGTCGCGCAGGCGTCATCGCCGGGGTCGTGGGTTGCGCGAGACCGTGCTCTACCTTCACTATGACCGGTGCTGGGGCACCTGGTCACTCGACGACGTCGGCGCCATCACCCGCACCGAAGCCGAACAGATCCTCGGCAAATCCTCCCGGATCGTCGTCAAACCTGTCATCGATCTCGAAACGACGATCTCAACGACCGGGTATGTCGCACCGCCGCGGTTGCGGGAGCAGACCGCGTTGATGAATGCGCTGACGTGCACGTTCCCGTACTGCACCCGGCCGGCGAAGCTCGGCGACTACGACCACATCCGCAACTACGCCGACGGCGGTCCCACGGATTCCAGAAATGGCCACAGGTTGTGTCGGTTCCATCATCGGGCGAAGACGTTCACCGCCTGGACCGTCACAACACCAGCACCCGGCATCTGGTTATGGCTCTCACCAGCCGGCCGTTCGTACCTCGTCACCGCCGGCACCACCACCAAACTCCCCGGCCGAACAGACACCACCGTCCAAGAGAAGCGAAAACCCAGCGCCGCCTAG
- a CDS encoding ATP-binding cassette domain-containing protein has product MSTLKPLIARDVSVSYGERVVLDGVDLIASPGQRIGLVGENGAGKSTLLRVLAGELRSTGGSVSAPDDLAYLPQEPPFNASETVGELMTAALAPLHDAVAAVEELGVRMGDDPAAAERFSEALEWAELHDAWDADRRAELAAQRLGVADIGYDRRIGSLSGGQRTRLAMTAVITRRPACVLLDEPTNHLDDAAMELLEQFVTGLPGVVVAASHDRTFLDLACTDIVDLDPSAFGTDGRGGNRFGGGFTEYLDAKEQSRRRWEQTYVDQQAELDELRNATKAGMSSIAPGRGPTDNDKFIHKFKGANVERTLARRLRSAEQRLERAEREQVRKPPRRLQFRGELTGAPTGAAVCVRIRDLDVAGRVRVDTLDIATGEQLLITGGNGSGKSTLLSTIAGLLSPTQGTVDVTARRVGLLVQDVHFEQPHRSAAATYAAALEQHPDAPSLTSLRLVTPRDVPKPVGDLSVGQRRRLALAILIARSPDLLLLDEPTNHISLSLATELEEALEGTTGTVVVASHDRWLRKRWGGPTYAL; this is encoded by the coding sequence ATGTCTACTCTCAAACCCCTGATCGCCCGCGACGTATCCGTCTCGTACGGCGAGCGTGTCGTTCTCGACGGCGTCGATCTCATCGCCTCACCCGGTCAGCGCATCGGCCTGGTCGGCGAGAACGGTGCCGGTAAGTCGACGCTGCTGCGCGTCCTCGCGGGAGAGCTGCGTTCGACGGGCGGTTCGGTCAGCGCGCCGGACGACCTCGCGTACCTGCCTCAGGAACCGCCGTTCAATGCATCCGAGACCGTCGGCGAGCTGATGACTGCGGCGCTCGCACCGTTGCACGACGCGGTCGCCGCGGTCGAAGAGCTCGGTGTACGAATGGGCGACGATCCGGCGGCCGCGGAGCGGTTCTCGGAGGCGCTCGAATGGGCCGAGCTGCACGATGCATGGGACGCGGATCGTCGAGCGGAGCTCGCCGCACAGCGCCTCGGCGTGGCCGATATCGGCTACGACCGGCGCATCGGCTCATTGTCGGGCGGTCAGCGTACGCGCCTCGCGATGACTGCGGTCATCACCAGACGTCCCGCCTGTGTGCTCCTCGACGAGCCGACGAACCATCTCGACGATGCGGCGATGGAGTTGCTCGAGCAGTTCGTCACCGGCCTGCCTGGGGTCGTCGTCGCCGCGAGCCACGATCGTACGTTCCTCGACCTCGCCTGCACCGACATCGTCGACCTCGACCCGTCGGCGTTCGGCACCGACGGGCGCGGTGGCAACCGCTTCGGCGGAGGCTTCACCGAGTACCTCGACGCCAAGGAACAGTCGCGGCGCCGATGGGAGCAGACGTACGTCGATCAGCAGGCCGAGCTCGACGAGCTGCGCAACGCGACGAAGGCGGGTATGTCGTCGATCGCGCCCGGCAGAGGGCCGACCGACAACGACAAGTTCATTCACAAGTTCAAGGGAGCCAACGTCGAGCGAACGCTTGCACGGCGTCTGCGCAGCGCCGAGCAGCGGTTGGAGCGCGCCGAACGCGAGCAGGTACGAAAGCCTCCGCGCCGACTGCAGTTCCGCGGCGAGCTCACGGGCGCACCCACCGGTGCAGCGGTGTGCGTACGTATCCGCGACCTCGACGTCGCCGGGCGCGTACGTGTCGACACGCTGGATATCGCGACCGGCGAGCAGCTGCTCATCACGGGCGGCAACGGCTCGGGCAAGTCGACGCTGCTGTCGACCATCGCCGGTCTGTTATCGCCGACACAGGGCACGGTCGATGTGACGGCACGGCGCGTGGGACTACTCGTCCAGGATGTGCACTTCGAGCAACCGCATCGCTCGGCGGCCGCGACCTACGCGGCGGCGCTGGAGCAGCATCCGGACGCGCCGTCGTTGACCAGTCTTAGACTCGTGACGCCTCGCGACGTACCCAAGCCCGTCGGTGACCTGAGCGTCGGACAGCGTCGGCGGCTCGCGCTGGCGATCCTCATCGCGCGCTCGCCGGACCTGCTGCTGCTCGACGAGCCGACGAACCACATCTCGCTGTCACTGGCGACCGAGCTCGAGGAGGCACTCGAAGGGACGACCGGGACCGTCGTGGTCGCGAGCCACGATCGCTGGCTGCGAAAGCGCTGGGGCGGCCCGACGTACGCCCTGTGA
- a CDS encoding undecaprenyl-diphosphate phosphatase, producing MPLWHAIVLGAVEGVTEFLPISSTGHLTILEKLLGYQIDDPDVTAFTAIIQVGAVFATLIFLRKDIWRIGVAWLRGLFSPTARVERDYRFGWAVVLGSIPIGIIGLAFKDQIETTLRSLWFVGSMLLAWSAVMWYADRHATLHRHEDDVTWKDTLIIGVTQCLALIPGVSRSGATMSAGLLRGIDRVTVTRLSFFLSIPALGAAAVLQTITEFDNISNGVGWVPTITATVVSFVVAYAAVAWLLRFIAKHDYSIFIIYRVVLGIFVLLLVGTGAISAT from the coding sequence ATGCCGTTGTGGCACGCCATTGTGTTGGGTGCCGTCGAGGGAGTGACCGAGTTCCTCCCGATCTCGAGCACCGGTCACCTGACGATCCTCGAGAAGCTGCTCGGCTACCAGATCGACGACCCGGACGTCACGGCATTCACCGCGATCATCCAGGTCGGCGCGGTGTTCGCGACCCTGATCTTCCTGCGCAAGGACATCTGGCGGATCGGAGTCGCCTGGCTCCGAGGTCTCTTCTCGCCGACCGCGCGAGTCGAACGCGACTACCGTTTCGGTTGGGCGGTCGTGCTCGGGTCGATCCCGATCGGCATCATCGGCCTGGCGTTCAAGGACCAGATCGAGACGACCTTGCGCAGCCTGTGGTTCGTCGGGTCGATGCTGCTCGCCTGGAGCGCCGTCATGTGGTACGCCGACCGGCACGCCACCCTGCACCGGCATGAGGACGACGTCACCTGGAAGGACACCCTGATCATCGGCGTCACGCAGTGCCTCGCGCTGATCCCGGGTGTCTCTCGATCCGGCGCCACCATGTCGGCCGGTCTGCTGCGCGGCATCGATCGCGTCACCGTCACCCGGCTGTCGTTCTTCCTGTCGATCCCCGCGCTCGGCGCCGCCGCCGTGCTGCAGACCATCACCGAGTTCGACAACATCTCCAACGGCGTCGGCTGGGTACCCACGATCACCGCCACGGTCGTGAGCTTCGTCGTCGCGTACGCTGCAGTCGCCTGGCTGCTGCGCTTCATCGCCAAGCACGACTACAGCATCTTCATCATCTACCGGGTAGTGCTCGGCATCTTCGTACTTCTGCTTGTCGGCACCGGGGCCATCTCGGCGACCTGA
- a CDS encoding MarR family transcriptional regulator has translation MDEPRWLDADEHGAWIRLVAVTLLLPSSLDNQLQRDAGLTHFGYLVLAMLSESEGRTLPMSTLASYTNASLSRLSHVVARLERNGWVVREPSSGDRRVTMARMTEAGYAKIVESAPSHVEHVRRVVFDALTPEQVRQLDGIAADVLCKLDPEKRNVATR, from the coding sequence GTGGACGAACCAAGATGGCTTGATGCCGATGAGCACGGCGCGTGGATTCGCCTCGTCGCCGTCACCTTGCTGCTCCCGTCATCACTTGACAACCAGTTGCAGCGTGATGCCGGGCTGACCCATTTCGGCTACCTGGTGCTGGCTATGCTGTCGGAGTCGGAGGGGCGAACCCTTCCGATGAGCACGCTCGCTTCGTACACGAACGCCTCGTTGTCGCGTCTATCGCATGTGGTCGCCCGGCTGGAACGCAACGGATGGGTCGTACGCGAGCCTTCGAGCGGCGACCGCCGCGTGACGATGGCGCGCATGACCGAGGCCGGCTACGCGAAGATCGTCGAGTCTGCCCCGAGTCATGTAGAGCACGTACGCCGGGTCGTGTTCGATGCGCTGACACCCGAACAGGTACGCCAGCTCGACGGGATCGCGGCCGATGTGCTGTGCAAGCTGGACCCCGAGAAACGTAACGTCGCGACGAGGTGA